One Candidatus Binatia bacterium DNA window includes the following coding sequences:
- a CDS encoding MarR family winged helix-turn-helix transcriptional regulator encodes MARAITGLYDETLDESGLRATQLAILAAIRQHGAVSMQVLAAELDIDPSTMTRTLLPMEREGYVASEQGEDRRVRELVLTAKGHRKLAEAGRLWAKAQERLRLKIGSERFERLLEDMDEVLTALRETEPEQVKAGQEADSE; translated from the coding sequence ATGGCGCGCGCGATCACCGGCCTCTACGACGAGACGCTGGACGAGAGCGGACTGCGCGCGACGCAGCTCGCGATCCTGGCGGCGATCCGCCAGCACGGTGCCGTCAGCATGCAGGTGCTGGCTGCCGAGCTGGACATCGATCCGAGCACGATGACGCGCACGCTGCTTCCGATGGAGCGCGAAGGGTACGTCGCGTCGGAGCAAGGCGAGGACCGCCGCGTTCGCGAGCTGGTGCTGACCGCCAAGGGGCATCGAAAGCTCGCCGAAGCCGGGCGCCTGTGGGCGAAGGCCCAGGAGAGACTGCGCCTCAAGATCGGCAGCGAGCGGTTCGAACGGCTGCTCGAGGACATGGACGAGGTGCTCACCGCGCTGCGCGAGACCGAACCCGAGCAGGTCAAAGCGGGGCAAGAAGCAGACAGCGAATAG